In one Saimiri boliviensis isolate mSaiBol1 chromosome 21, mSaiBol1.pri, whole genome shotgun sequence genomic region, the following are encoded:
- the PVALB gene encoding parvalbumin alpha — protein MSMTDLLNAEDIKKAVGAFSAADSFDHKKFFQMVGLKKKSADDVKKVFHILDKDKSGFIEEDELGFILKGFSPDARDLSAKETKTLMAAGDKDGDGKIGVDEFSTLVAES, from the exons ATGTCGATGACAGACTTGCTCAACGCTGAGGACATCAAGAAGGCGGTGGGAGCCTTTAGCG CTGCCGACTCCTTCGACCACAAAAAGTTCTTCCAAATGGTCGGCCTGAAGAAAAAGAGTGCAGACGACGTGAAGAAGGTGTTTCACATCCTGGACAAGGACAAAAGTGGCTTCATCGAGGAGGATGAGCTGGG ATTCATCCTAAAAGGCTTCTCCCCAGATGCCAGAGACCTGTCTGCTAAAGAAACTAAGACGCTGATGGCTGCTGGAGACAAAGATGGAGATGGCAAAATTGGGGTTGACG AATTCTCCACTCTGGTGGCTGAAAGCTAA